Proteins encoded in a region of the Ancylomarina subtilis genome:
- a CDS encoding zinc ribbon-containing protein produces MYTTGEKPGKGRYKCVKCGEIIRLDDNSDTLPPCPSCHGTKWTKVG; encoded by the coding sequence ATGTACACTACAGGAGAAAAACCTGGAAAAGGACGCTATAAATGCGTAAAATGTGGAGAGATAATCAGATTGGATGATAATTCTGATACTCTTCCACCATGTCCAAGCTGTCATGGCACCAAATGGACTAAAGTTGGTTAG
- the ahr gene encoding NADPH-dependent aldehyde reductase Ahr: protein MKKVKAYAASEAGGQLKPFEYELAELGKDEVDIKVHYCGICHSDLSMLNDEWGMTKYPFVPGHEIVGEVAAVGENVKTLKLGDLVGLGWNSASCMHCKQCMDGSHHLCNSVEGTIVGRHGGFADYVRGHWSWAISLPEGIDMKKAGPLLCGGITVFNPIILAGVKATDRVGVIGIGGLGHMALKFLNKWGCEVIAFSSNPDKKRQILSMGASKVIDSRNPDELESIAGCLDFILNTTNVSLDWNAYLSALGPKGRLHTVGAVLEPMAIPAFSLIMGEKSVAGSPLGSPALTLKMLEFCVRHDIYPMVEEFPLSEVNEAMKHLEEGKARYRIVLKV, encoded by the coding sequence ATGAAAAAAGTAAAGGCGTATGCTGCTAGCGAGGCAGGAGGACAATTAAAACCTTTTGAGTACGAATTAGCTGAACTCGGCAAGGATGAGGTGGATATCAAGGTGCATTATTGTGGTATTTGTCATTCTGATTTAAGCATGTTGAATGATGAATGGGGCATGACGAAATACCCCTTTGTTCCCGGACACGAAATAGTGGGCGAGGTTGCAGCTGTAGGTGAGAATGTGAAAACGCTCAAACTGGGTGATTTAGTTGGTTTGGGTTGGAATTCAGCATCCTGTATGCACTGTAAACAATGTATGGATGGGAGTCATCATCTGTGCAATTCAGTAGAAGGGACTATTGTTGGGCGACATGGTGGTTTTGCTGATTACGTCAGAGGGCATTGGTCCTGGGCTATTTCACTTCCCGAGGGTATCGATATGAAGAAAGCCGGTCCCTTGCTTTGTGGTGGAATTACGGTCTTTAATCCAATCATTTTAGCGGGTGTAAAAGCCACCGATCGGGTAGGCGTTATTGGCATAGGTGGACTGGGGCATATGGCTTTAAAATTCCTGAACAAGTGGGGCTGTGAGGTGATCGCTTTTAGCTCAAATCCGGATAAAAAAAGGCAGATACTCTCCATGGGGGCAAGCAAAGTGATCGATTCGCGAAATCCTGATGAATTAGAAAGCATTGCGGGCTGTTTAGATTTTATACTGAACACCACCAATGTGAGTTTGGATTGGAATGCCTATTTATCAGCTCTCGGACCTAAGGGGAGATTGCATACGGTAGGTGCTGTTTTAGAACCGATGGCTATACCTGCTTTTTCGCTGATTATGGGTGAAAAATCGGTTGCAGGTAGTCCATTGGGGAGTCCGGCACTCACACTTAAGATGTTGGAGTTTTGTGTTCGTCATGATATTTACCCTATGGTGGAAGAGTTTCCTTTGTCTGAAGTGAACGAGGCCATGAAACATTTGGAAGAGGGAAAGGCCAGATATCGCATTGTGTTGAAGGTTTAA
- a CDS encoding M56 family metallopeptidase, whose protein sequence is MLIFISYMIKVGISLAFFYMLYKLLLNRDANHKYKRLTLLLSICAAFAMPLVAHLIPANEIRSAPIQKVRELIEMPLTETAVISPNQKQTLAETSESIPINWTAIVYWCILSLLGVQFFLSYLSILKWLRKATIKPYKDILIAIVSDTIQAFSFSKYIVLSKQDYEQNKTPILLHEEAHIRLHHSFDVILIELICYLQWFNPFAWLLKKELKLVHEFQADQAVLNTGIDATQYQLLILEKAVGKRRFASANHFKQGSISKRLKMMKKKQVKRWGVAKALLFLPMGLLLLQAFTQPEIIKKVNTLPPLIVQADSSQIWLSHWTPENLPQNNQVITKLANMAEKGTESGQSRIKARNVLKILQNRRDAYLVNGKIATQDEIPAIVKCFVQGKDYWGKTGPEGQEMSFGGNKTQINKGVIVCGFDKETSKEGLNFTMKAIGKAYLQVREEKAKTFFNKAYFDLKGSERSFIDKIVPIHIAKLKSQSTAGLTMNLKVSPNGIYFDDKPCPLDQLANRIKPFVKKTPNMVLKLLVDVELKMGIIDDVKKQLTLAGIKTLRYETYKDAK, encoded by the coding sequence ATGCTCATCTTCATAAGCTATATGATAAAGGTTGGTATCAGCCTGGCATTCTTTTATATGCTATACAAGCTATTACTAAACAGGGATGCCAATCATAAATACAAAAGGCTAACACTTTTACTATCGATATGTGCGGCCTTTGCCATGCCTTTAGTGGCGCATTTGATTCCGGCAAACGAAATCAGATCTGCTCCCATACAAAAGGTGCGAGAATTGATTGAAATGCCTTTGACCGAAACAGCTGTTATCAGTCCTAATCAAAAACAAACACTAGCAGAGACATCTGAATCTATCCCAATAAACTGGACCGCAATCGTCTATTGGTGCATTCTAAGTCTGCTTGGTGTCCAGTTTTTTCTCTCATACCTAAGTATTTTAAAATGGCTTAGAAAAGCCACCATAAAGCCCTATAAAGATATCCTGATAGCCATTGTTAGCGATACCATACAGGCATTCTCCTTTTCGAAATACATTGTGCTTTCGAAACAGGATTACGAACAGAATAAAACACCGATTCTTCTGCACGAAGAAGCACATATCCGATTGCATCATTCATTTGATGTGATCCTAATCGAACTGATTTGTTATCTGCAATGGTTCAACCCCTTTGCATGGTTACTTAAGAAGGAACTCAAACTGGTTCATGAATTTCAGGCCGATCAGGCCGTACTCAACACTGGCATCGATGCAACACAATATCAACTGTTGATTTTAGAAAAAGCTGTAGGCAAAAGACGTTTTGCTTCAGCGAATCATTTCAAACAAGGTTCAATTTCAAAACGATTAAAAATGATGAAAAAGAAACAAGTTAAACGATGGGGCGTTGCAAAGGCACTACTCTTTTTACCCATGGGGCTTCTGCTCTTACAGGCCTTTACGCAGCCCGAAATCATTAAGAAAGTCAATACACTACCGCCTCTTATTGTTCAAGCAGATAGTAGCCAGATTTGGCTAAGTCACTGGACTCCCGAAAATCTGCCACAAAACAATCAAGTGATCACCAAACTGGCTAATATGGCAGAAAAGGGGACGGAGTCTGGCCAATCCCGAATAAAGGCAAGAAATGTTCTGAAAATATTGCAAAACAGACGAGACGCCTATCTTGTTAACGGAAAAATCGCAACACAGGATGAAATTCCCGCAATTGTAAAATGCTTTGTTCAGGGTAAAGACTATTGGGGGAAAACCGGACCTGAAGGTCAGGAAATGAGTTTTGGTGGAAACAAGACCCAAATTAACAAAGGCGTAATTGTTTGCGGATTCGACAAAGAAACAAGTAAGGAAGGCCTGAATTTCACCATGAAAGCCATAGGGAAAGCGTATCTACAAGTCAGAGAAGAGAAAGCAAAAACCTTTTTCAACAAAGCTTATTTTGATCTAAAAGGATCGGAACGCAGCTTCATCGATAAAATCGTTCCCATTCACATTGCAAAGCTCAAAAGTCAAAGTACAGCAGGCTTAACAATGAATCTGAAAGTCTCACCCAATGGTATCTACTTTGACGATAAACCTTGCCCTCTTGATCAATTGGCAAATCGGATCAAACCCTTTGTAAAGAAAACCCCGAATATGGTGCTAAAATTGTTGGTTGATGTTGAACTCAAAATGGGTATTATCGACGACGTGAAAAAACAATTGACTCTAGCTGGCATCAAGACACTGAGATATGAAACATACAAAGACGCTAAATAA
- a CDS encoding BlaI/MecI/CopY family transcriptional regulator: protein MKKLTQKEEEIMQLFWAEGPMFVKDLQKKYPDQKLHYNTLSTMVRALEEKGFISHETFGKTHRYFAAISEANYRKKTLGNVVQKYFDNSYQRVVSMFVEEENLSLDELKKLIKDIEKSKKS from the coding sequence ATGAAGAAGCTAACACAAAAGGAAGAAGAAATTATGCAGTTGTTTTGGGCAGAAGGTCCCATGTTTGTCAAAGATCTTCAAAAGAAGTATCCCGATCAGAAATTGCATTACAACACCCTGTCGACTATGGTAAGAGCTTTGGAAGAAAAAGGCTTTATCTCGCATGAGACATTCGGTAAAACACATCGTTATTTTGCTGCAATTAGCGAAGCCAATTATCGCAAAAAAACCTTGGGAAATGTCGTTCAAAAATACTTCGACAACTCGTACCAGCGCGTGGTTTCCATGTTTGTTGAAGAAGAAAATCTGTCGCTTGACGAGCTTAAAAAGCTGATTAAGGATATCGAAAAATCTAAAAAAAGCTAA
- a CDS encoding rhodanese-like domain-containing protein produces MLFFSNNNAPKTSYTPQELISEMEKRDDILLIDIRESHELAQGGIENAIHIPMGQIPEKMGTLPRDKDLVVFCHLGFRSKQVRNYLQKSGFHRTAHLKGGINRWHREVSVQ; encoded by the coding sequence ATGTTATTTTTCTCAAACAATAATGCTCCCAAAACAAGTTATACACCACAGGAATTAATCAGCGAAATGGAAAAGCGAGATGATATTCTACTGATCGATATTCGTGAATCGCATGAGCTGGCTCAGGGTGGGATAGAAAATGCCATTCACATTCCTATGGGGCAAATCCCTGAGAAAATGGGTACCCTACCAAGAGATAAAGATTTGGTTGTATTTTGCCACTTGGGTTTCAGAAGTAAGCAAGTGAGAAACTACTTACAAAAGAGTGGTTTTCACAGAACAGCACATTTAAAAGGAGGCATCAACCGTTGGCACAGAGAGGTGAGTGTTCAGTAG
- a CDS encoding carboxymuconolactone decarboxylase family protein, with product MERSKIYEEMEQMLGLVPSMFKSIPDASLELEWRLFKTVQLEGASLDGKQRELIGLGISAVSKCRYCIYFHTMLAKLNGATDEEIQETMHYAKASAGWSAYINGMQIDFDAFTKEIDAVCAHVREMNMQN from the coding sequence ATGGAGAGAAGTAAGATTTATGAGGAGATGGAACAGATGCTAGGACTTGTTCCCAGTATGTTTAAATCAATTCCTGATGCGAGTTTGGAATTGGAATGGCGTTTATTTAAAACGGTACAGCTCGAAGGGGCGAGTCTTGATGGGAAACAGCGGGAACTTATAGGCTTGGGTATTTCAGCGGTTTCTAAATGTCGTTATTGTATTTATTTTCATACCATGTTGGCCAAACTAAATGGGGCTACTGATGAGGAGATTCAGGAAACCATGCACTATGCTAAAGCATCAGCTGGTTGGAGTGCCTATATAAATGGGATGCAAATCGATTTTGATGCGTTTACCAAAGAAATTGATGCTGTTTGTGCTCATGTTAGAGAAATGAACATGCAAAATTGA
- a CDS encoding efflux RND transporter permease subunit, translating into MNFIIKRKVLIAMLFTGLSMLGVFSYKQLPVELIPNAQLPMLFIQVSARQEVDPRYMENQAIIPLEGIVGSLEGVEKITSTAGQQSGNIQISFEQGTNTKYAYLKLAEKVEQAKKDLPKEFMVQVVKFDLEQLTNMFMNIQVRGSGGVDRVRQVTQNEILDQIKNIDGIANVAIFGGREKSIEILLRDDVCKSYGISPSLVRSALSQNDSKRSFAGKVIENNRMHFVNVVSEFTDITDIHELVVKEQGKIKLKDIADIHFGVKEQNSYSRVNGKEAVTLQLTRDAQANIIDLSETVIEKIAELNHELENKDVSIVVQSNSAEIMKTNIDLIIELALVGGLLAIFVLWIFLKNIRLVVAIALAIPISVYTAFNFFYAYGISINTLTLLGMALAIGMLLDNSIVVLENIYRLAAKKIDADTAVIQGTKEVWRSIFAATLTTITVFLPFLFSSNFMIGLMGKHIGVSIISTLLVSLVVALLLIPMITHTFLKRKGKSRPVNFESISLHNRLVQIYLVLLKSCMRFPGKTILGALGLFFITLLISLGLSFMSKNEAEIKDIKLYVTLPGGTTLNNTDLVIREVEKNLESLEEKKDITSQVYEEEAVLSISLVDDYRDILNRSIPAIKKNILERLENIPRASFSWEAPAKGRRFGGGGGDFGGDNPFMGMLGLGTQKEKLVIKGQDFDKMLDLSEDLQYYLEQLSSMEQVSVKIPSKRPEMLLEMDKQIMAIYDIPVNSVLSELNSFQKEFSSGVTFKDGTDEYDIVIKTQGESSQETRDAKDLRKLTVKGNQGAEFELQTISQLNFTDGLSSIKRTNQEKQLEVEYQFIAEVNDEKDLLTAARVEVDELVERMNLPSGIAIEIIHEENPLDEFGFLFLMAFILIFMILASVFESFTMPIVMMFSIPMAAIGSLVALILTGTSLINANVFTGFIILLGIVVNNGIIMIDYSNVLQKRGYRESRALIMAGLARIRPILITAITTIIALMPLALGRAEYVTEIGVPFAITVIGGLSLSTVLTLVFIPTVYAGLQTSLTWLRGQKIWVKGIQFTFWILGTYFIYTEVDSKIWQIIAFLVLLLSVPACIYFISASLRKANEELIAPDEALHIEIKNLVKIYDWDNRFTREWKSGLKIRERLGLKQAYHSIHDFVVLIWQIPLIAFMVFFIFYHIQIQIWVLILSILFQIMLLSFIKPIMAYRDHLKTEAKSKWIQFLISVSQKAIFWFFPLFVLYYAYQKYDLIGLLIPIAVIWYLALTIKLSSDKIYRDKININRLKGRFSGLRKNFYRFVLIIPVIGKKKVPFKAVKGISLNIGNGMFGLLGPNGAGKSTLMRIICGILEQSYGQITINGIDVREKREELQGLIGYLPQEFGMYENMTAWDFLNYMGIIKKLKNNKERHERIKYVLSAVHMLDQKDDKIGSFSGGMKQRIGIAQILLHLPRILVVDEPTAGLDPRERIRFRNLLVELSQDRIVIFSTHIIEDVASSCNRVGVVKKGELKYLGEPVHMAGIANGKVWVLTVSTEEFEQLKAEHVIIHHMRDKDQIRVRCLSDENPGYGAISTKANLEDAYLCLLNEQDASTPLSKHNVKG; encoded by the coding sequence ATGAATTTCATTATAAAACGAAAGGTTTTAATCGCAATGCTCTTCACCGGACTTAGCATGTTGGGGGTCTTCTCCTACAAGCAACTTCCGGTCGAATTAATTCCCAATGCCCAGCTTCCGATGCTCTTTATTCAGGTTAGCGCGCGTCAGGAAGTCGATCCTCGCTATATGGAAAACCAAGCCATCATACCGCTTGAAGGGATCGTTGGAAGTCTTGAGGGGGTTGAAAAGATAACATCTACTGCCGGACAGCAAAGCGGTAATATTCAGATCTCTTTCGAACAAGGAACCAACACGAAATATGCTTATCTGAAACTTGCTGAAAAGGTTGAGCAAGCAAAAAAAGATCTTCCTAAAGAATTCATGGTTCAGGTTGTGAAATTCGATTTAGAACAACTCACCAATATGTTCATGAATATTCAGGTTCGTGGCAGTGGAGGAGTCGATCGTGTTCGACAAGTCACTCAGAATGAGATACTGGATCAGATTAAAAATATAGATGGTATAGCGAATGTTGCCATTTTTGGTGGACGTGAAAAATCGATTGAAATTTTACTTCGCGATGATGTTTGCAAAAGTTACGGCATCAGTCCATCACTGGTTCGCTCAGCTCTTAGCCAAAATGACAGTAAAAGAAGCTTTGCAGGTAAGGTTATCGAGAATAACAGAATGCACTTTGTTAATGTGGTTTCAGAATTTACTGATATAACAGATATTCACGAATTGGTTGTAAAGGAACAAGGCAAAATCAAACTTAAAGATATTGCCGATATTCATTTTGGTGTAAAAGAACAAAACTCATATAGTCGCGTCAATGGGAAAGAAGCCGTTACGCTGCAATTGACCAGAGATGCACAGGCGAATATTATTGACTTGTCTGAGACGGTTATTGAAAAGATTGCGGAACTTAATCACGAATTAGAAAACAAAGATGTGAGTATTGTTGTCCAATCCAACAGTGCTGAAATCATGAAAACCAATATCGATTTAATTATCGAATTAGCGCTGGTAGGTGGCTTACTGGCCATCTTTGTTCTATGGATTTTCTTGAAAAATATTCGTTTAGTTGTCGCCATTGCTTTGGCTATTCCCATCTCAGTTTATACGGCATTTAACTTTTTCTATGCCTATGGCATCAGCATTAACACCTTAACCCTTTTAGGAATGGCTCTTGCCATTGGTATGTTGCTCGATAATAGTATCGTCGTCCTCGAAAATATATATCGACTGGCAGCTAAAAAAATTGATGCCGATACGGCGGTTATTCAAGGCACTAAAGAAGTATGGCGTTCAATATTTGCAGCCACACTGACGACCATAACCGTGTTTCTGCCCTTTTTGTTTTCTTCAAACTTCATGATTGGACTGATGGGAAAACACATTGGTGTTTCCATTATTTCAACGCTTTTGGTTTCATTAGTCGTCGCTCTGCTTTTGATTCCTATGATTACGCATACGTTTCTAAAACGTAAGGGTAAAAGCCGTCCTGTAAATTTCGAAAGCATCTCGCTTCATAACCGATTGGTTCAAATCTATCTGGTTCTTTTAAAATCTTGCATGCGATTCCCTGGAAAAACAATTCTGGGGGCACTTGGGCTATTTTTCATCACACTCTTAATCAGCTTAGGCCTGAGCTTTATGTCAAAAAACGAAGCTGAAATAAAGGACATCAAGCTCTATGTAACACTTCCGGGCGGCACCACTCTCAACAATACGGATCTTGTTATTAGAGAAGTCGAGAAAAATCTTGAATCCCTTGAAGAGAAGAAAGATATCACGAGTCAGGTTTACGAAGAAGAGGCCGTCTTAAGCATCTCATTAGTCGATGACTATCGTGATATACTAAACCGATCTATTCCGGCCATTAAGAAAAATATATTAGAACGTCTCGAAAATATTCCACGAGCTTCATTCAGCTGGGAAGCACCTGCAAAAGGGCGCCGATTTGGTGGCGGCGGTGGTGATTTTGGCGGTGATAATCCTTTTATGGGAATGCTGGGCCTGGGAACACAAAAAGAGAAACTCGTTATTAAAGGACAGGATTTCGACAAGATGTTAGATCTGTCTGAAGATCTTCAATATTATCTGGAGCAACTCTCATCTATGGAACAAGTTTCAGTAAAAATACCCAGTAAGCGACCAGAAATGCTTCTTGAGATGGATAAGCAAATTATGGCGATTTACGATATTCCTGTCAACTCCGTTTTATCAGAGTTAAACTCATTTCAGAAGGAATTTTCAAGCGGCGTGACCTTCAAAGATGGAACTGACGAATACGATATCGTCATAAAAACACAAGGAGAATCAAGTCAGGAAACACGAGATGCAAAAGATTTGAGAAAACTGACTGTTAAAGGAAACCAGGGGGCTGAGTTTGAATTGCAAACCATCAGTCAACTCAATTTCACTGATGGTTTATCGAGCATTAAACGAACCAATCAGGAGAAGCAATTGGAGGTTGAATATCAGTTTATTGCTGAAGTCAATGATGAGAAAGATCTCCTAACAGCTGCACGAGTTGAGGTTGATGAGCTTGTAGAGCGGATGAATCTGCCTTCAGGCATTGCCATTGAAATCATACACGAAGAGAACCCCTTGGACGAGTTTGGCTTTCTCTTTCTGATGGCTTTTATTCTCATCTTTATGATTCTGGCATCGGTATTCGAATCTTTTACCATGCCCATTGTCATGATGTTTTCTATCCCAATGGCTGCAATTGGCTCATTGGTCGCTCTTATTCTGACCGGGACTTCACTTATAAATGCCAATGTGTTTACAGGCTTTATTATCCTTTTGGGAATCGTGGTCAACAACGGAATTATCATGATCGATTATTCCAATGTTCTGCAGAAACGAGGCTATAGAGAATCTCGTGCACTTATTATGGCTGGTTTGGCACGTATCCGACCTATTCTCATTACCGCTATCACAACCATAATTGCACTGATGCCACTGGCACTTGGGCGAGCCGAGTATGTTACTGAAATTGGTGTGCCATTTGCCATCACCGTCATTGGTGGTTTAAGCTTAAGTACCGTTCTAACATTGGTATTTATACCTACGGTCTATGCCGGATTACAAACCAGCCTCACATGGCTACGGGGTCAAAAAATATGGGTTAAGGGCATTCAGTTTACCTTCTGGATTTTAGGAACTTATTTCATCTATACCGAAGTTGATAGTAAAATATGGCAAATCATCGCTTTCCTTGTTTTACTTCTGTCTGTACCCGCCTGCATTTATTTCATCTCGGCCAGCTTACGAAAGGCCAACGAAGAACTGATTGCTCCTGATGAAGCCTTGCATATTGAAATTAAAAACCTGGTAAAAATTTACGATTGGGATAATCGATTTACACGCGAATGGAAATCAGGACTCAAAATCAGAGAACGCCTTGGTTTAAAACAAGCTTACCATTCAATTCATGATTTTGTCGTCCTAATCTGGCAGATTCCTCTGATCGCTTTTATGGTCTTTTTCATCTTCTACCACATACAAATTCAGATCTGGGTGCTTATTTTGTCCATCCTTTTCCAAATCATGTTATTGAGTTTCATAAAGCCAATCATGGCCTATCGTGATCATCTAAAAACAGAGGCTAAAAGCAAGTGGATTCAATTCCTCATTTCTGTGAGTCAGAAAGCTATTTTTTGGTTTTTCCCTCTATTTGTACTCTACTATGCCTATCAGAAATACGATCTTATTGGGCTGCTTATTCCTATCGCTGTCATCTGGTATCTGGCTCTGACGATTAAGCTTTCTTCTGATAAAATTTACCGTGATAAAATCAATATCAATAGACTAAAAGGGCGTTTTAGTGGCCTACGTAAAAACTTCTATCGCTTTGTCCTGATCATACCGGTTATCGGGAAAAAGAAAGTCCCCTTTAAGGCAGTTAAAGGCATATCCCTAAATATAGGAAACGGTATGTTTGGTTTATTGGGCCCCAATGGAGCAGGTAAATCCACACTCATGCGAATCATTTGCGGCATACTGGAACAAAGCTATGGGCAAATCACAATCAATGGGATTGATGTTCGTGAGAAACGTGAAGAACTGCAAGGATTGATCGGCTATCTTCCTCAGGAATTTGGAATGTACGAAAATATGACGGCATGGGATTTCCTCAACTATATGGGAATCATCAAAAAATTGAAAAACAATAAAGAAAGACACGAACGCATTAAATATGTTTTAAGTGCCGTACATATGCTCGATCAAAAGGATGATAAAATTGGTTCATTCTCTGGTGGTATGAAACAAAGAATCGGTATCGCTCAAATTCTACTCCACTTACCGCGAATATTAGTGGTTGATGAACCTACTGCAGGTCTCGATCCTCGCGAAAGAATTCGATTCAGAAATCTTCTGGTCGAATTAAGTCAGGATAGAATTGTGATCTTCTCCACCCATATTATCGAAGATGTGGCCAGTTCGTGTAACCGAGTTGGTGTTGTGAAAAAAGGAGAACTTAAGTATCTGGGAGAGCCCGTTCATATGGCTGGTATTGCTAACGGAAAAGTATGGGTGCTGACGGTTTCAACGGAGGAGTTTGAACAGTTAAAAGCTGAGCATGTCATTATCCATCATATGAGGGATAAGGATCAAATTCGTGTTCGTTGTCTGTCAGATGAAAATCCGGGCTACGGTGCCATAAGCACAAAAGCCAATCTGGAAGATGCATATCTCTGTCTGTTGAATGAACAAGATGCTTCGACTCCACTCAGCAAGCATAATGTTAAAGGATAA